A segment of the Anopheles cruzii chromosome 2, idAnoCruzAS_RS32_06, whole genome shotgun sequence genome:
GctgtgctttgttttgtggttGGAGTTTCTAATTTACGGCTGTTGTCTGTCTGTGCATCGAATTCTGCGTCTTATTCTGATGAAAATAACTTTTGGTGCCCTGAAAAGCTATCACAGTTTCGATAATGAAGACGATGTAAGTATAAGATTCCTGCACAGTTATGTGCTCTCCGCTTGGCGTCGCCGGAACAAGGCGCGGTACCGATTGTTGGTGATCTTTTTTCTGTCGTTTCTTTGCATAACCACGACGCCCAGGCGAACGAAGACGCCGCTCAAGATGGTGCCGGTGCGGTCGGCGGTCAAAAGTCGTGGAAATTCTGGCAACGGCGTAGTAAAAGACCCGGTGCAGGTTTACTGTCGGCTACGGCCGTTGCCTTGCGAGTCCGATCTTACCTGTTTGCGCGTCACGGACCGGCATACGGTCGTTTTGACGCCTCCGGAAATTGCCATTAACTACAAGGTGATGAACCTGAAGGAAACGCAGTACATCTACAAGCGTGTGTTCGACGACTCGGTCCGGCAGCACGACGTGTACGTGACCGTGGCGCAGCCGCTGCTGGAAGCGTTGGTGCGCGGCAAGAATGGGCTACTGTTCACGTACGGTGTCACGGGGAGCGGCAAAACGTACACCATGACCGGGGACCTCCAGCACCGCGGTATTATGCCGCGCTGTTTGGACGCCCTGTTTCGCTCGATACACGAGTGTCAGGCGGAGAAGTTCACCTTTAAATCGGATCGCTTGAATGGGTTCGAAGTTCTgaccgaagccgaagcacTGCTCGAACGGCAGACGGAAATGAACGCCAAACTGCTGAAAAGTTCGCGAAAGCGCGACCTGGACCAGGAGGTGGCCTCACAGGCGTCGGCGGATCCACCGGAAATTAGCGGCATCGATGAGGACAACATCTACTCGGTATTCATCAACTACGTGGAAGTGTACAACAACAGTGTCTTCGATTTGCTGGAAGAAACTTCGATTCAAAAGTACGGGGTTTTTGATTTATGGGGACACTCATGggattttaaattgaaacggCCATACATTTATTCCTCCGTTTGTTCCATCAGGACTCTGCAGTGCAAAATGATTCGCGAAGACGCGAGCCACAACATGTTTGTGCACGGCGTCACGGAGGTGGAAGTTAAGTCGGCCGACGAAGCACTGGAACTGTTCCAGATCGGTCAAAAACGTAAGCGGATGGGCCACACCATACTGAATGCCGAGTCGAGTCGCTCGCATTCCGTGTTCACCATTCGGCTGGTGCAGGCTCCACTCGATATAAAGGGGGACAACGTGGTGCAGGACCGGAGCGCTATCACCGTCAGCCAGCTGTCGCTGGTGGATCTGGCCGGCAGTGAGCGCACGAATCGGACCGGCAACACCGGGCAACGGTTGCGCGAAGCgggcaacatcaacaacagcttGATGACGCTGCGCACGTGTTTGGAGATTTTGCGCGAGAACCAACAGACGTGCGGCGCCAAGAAGGTTCCGTACCGCGATTCGAAGATAACGCACCTGTTCAAAAACTACTTCGACGGCGAGGGCCAGGTGCGGATGATCGTGTGCGTTAATCCGCGGGCGGAAGACTACGACGAGACGGTGCAGGTGATGAAGTTTGCTGAAATGACGCAGGACGTGCAGATAGCACGACCGACGCCAATCAAGGTCGACGTTGGGCTCACACCCGGCCGCCGTAAGGCAAACCTACTGTACAAGCAAGCTATGAGTGAGCTGACGGAGAGGCACCATCTGGCGACCACCGATCGTATGGACTACGATTTGGGGCTGGTCTACAACCTGGAACCGTTTCTGGTTGACATGAAGTTGGGCACGCCTGAGAGCACGGAACTGGTGCGCAAGCTGTCGGAAGTGCTCGAGCTGCGCATCAAAAAGCGGAAACTGCTCGGTGATGACTTTGACGCACGCCAGAACCGTTTCCGGATGAATCTGCACAAGCTGGAGGGCGAAAATGTGGCCCTGCGCACGGAAAATGCTTCCATCAAGGGTGTGCTGCAACAGGGCAAGCAGAAGATCGGTGCGATGGAGAACAAGATCACGCTGTACGAAAGCTCGATCGACGATTTGAACCGTCGCAATCGGCAGCTAGAGGAACGGGTACGCCAGCTGCAGGCACAGCTGAACCAGAAGACCCAGCTGGTGAGCCAGAAGGAGCTGGAAAAGGAACGTCAGCGAAAGAAGTTTAACTCGAAGATTGCGGTCGAGTCGGAGAAGATGAGCCGCGAGCTGGAGTTGAAGCTGCAGGAACAGAAGAATAAACTACGGCACGAGATGCGTGACAAAGAGGAGCGGCTTCGGCTGGTTTCGGAGATCGTTCAGGGCGGATCGCCGGTTGCGCGGACCAGATCGAACAGTGTCGACAGTAGCGACCACAAGCCGGAATCAACGCCGAACGTAAAATCGTTGATTTCGGCCTACGCAACGCCGAGAACTACGCGGGTAAATGTGCCAGCGAAAGGCAACCCAATCCCCGTCCAGCGCCCAGTTTCTCATaatggttcgttttctttttctccccaTTCAACAGCCCGGAACGGCGGCATCGAATGCGCGACACCGTCGATCCCGATCGACGGGTGAACGATGGTTGGAGCACCGTTCCGCCAATCCAGTGCCACTCGGCACGATCCTGCAGCCGTACTACACGAACTCAAAGTCCGTCACAAAACTGAACGACAAGGATGTGGTCAATCAGAAGAACACCAAGTACTGTCTGATTTCACAGGACGCCGATACGGAGGGCGAGCTGGAAACGAAGCTGTACAAAGGCGACGTCATTCCGACCAGTGGCGGTGGGGCACAGGTGGTGTTTAAAGATGTGGAGTGTTTGAAGCAGTACTCGCCAACGAAAACGCCACCCAACCCAAACAGGAAGCGCTCCAGCACGTTCATTGCGCCGAGTGCACCGCCACTAAGCGAGGTACAAACGACGAGCGCAAAGTGTAACACCGCCATCGAGGGGCACTCCGGGGATGTGTCTCATAAGCGATCGAAGCACTAGAAACTTACCGCAATCGCGCACCAACTGTATATAActttttttgcatttcatttcccTTTACAGGTTCATTTTATTATCgttattttgaaaaaataaaacctctCTTCTACTTCGGAACTGTTTCACTGGAAATGGTGTCTATGGTGGGTTCTGTATTTTCGGCAGTAGCAGATGATGAAGGCATCGGGGGTGCTTGGGGCTGTGTCACGACTTCCGCCAAATTGTACTTTCGCAGCTGATAGTAGTCCGGCAGGATACCGATGCAGCAAAGGCCCTTGATTACCTCGACTATGACGGCCAGGTCCGGATTACTCAGGTTCGCCTTATTGCCGACATTCTTCGATGTGATTAGCTGAGCCAGTTCGCGAATGACGTCGTCTCGCGAAAGTTCGTTGTTTAGCCGATGGTTGAAAATGATGGCGTAGGTTTTCGGTTCCTTCAGAAAGTGTCGATCGCACAGGCCGCCGACGGT
Coding sequences within it:
- the LOC128267888 gene encoding kinesin-like protein KIF23; translated protein: MKTMRTKTPLKMVPVRSAVKSRGNSGNGVVKDPVQVYCRLRPLPCESDLTCLRVTDRHTVVLTPPEIAINYKVMNLKETQYIYKRVFDDSVRQHDVYVTVAQPLLEALVRGKNGLLFTYGVTGSGKTYTMTGDLQHRGIMPRCLDALFRSIHECQAEKFTFKSDRLNGFEVLTEAEALLERQTEMNAKLLKSSRKRDLDQEVASQASADPPEISGIDEDNIYSVFINYVEVYNNSVFDLLEETSIQKTLQCKMIREDASHNMFVHGVTEVEVKSADEALELFQIGQKRKRMGHTILNAESSRSHSVFTIRLVQAPLDIKGDNVVQDRSAITVSQLSLVDLAGSERTNRTGNTGQRLREAGNINNSLMTLRTCLEILRENQQTCGAKKVPYRDSKITHLFKNYFDGEGQVRMIVCVNPRAEDYDETVQVMKFAEMTQDVQIARPTPIKVDVGLTPGRRKANLLYKQAMSELTERHHLATTDRMDYDLGLVYNLEPFLVDMKLGTPESTELVRKLSEVLELRIKKRKLLGDDFDARQNRFRMNLHKLEGENVALRTENASIKGVLQQGKQKIGAMENKITLYESSIDDLNRRNRQLEERVRQLQAQLNQKTQLVSQKELEKERQRKKFNSKIAVESEKMSRELELKLQEQKNKLRHEMRDKEERLRLVSEIVQGGSPVARTRSNSVDSSDHKPESTPNVKSLISAYATPRTTRPGTAASNARHRRSRSTGERWLEHRSANPVPLGTILQPYYTNSKSVTKLNDKDVVNQKNTKYCLISQDADTEGELETKLYKGDVIPTSGGGAQVVFKDVECLKQYSPTKTPPNPNRKRSSTFIAPSAPPLSEVQTTSAKCNTAIEGHSGDVSHKRSKH